A region from the Gemmatimonadota bacterium genome encodes:
- the ileS gene encoding isoleucine--tRNA ligase yields MIYPELPKSLNELEEAVLARWREEDLFLRTQEWTADKPPFVFYEGPPTANGRPGFHHIISRTTKDLICRYRALTGRRVLRKAGWDTHGLPVEIEAERKLGISGKPDIEALGIERFNQVCRESVWTYLEVWEKLSERIGYWLDYSKPYVTYHAEYIESVWWILERLAGKGLLYRGHKSVPYCPRCGTALSSHEVAQGYEEVEDPSLYFLAPLLDASGASEPRGRAFVAWTTTPWTVPSNAALAVHPDLTYVEVDTPDGIRIVAESRAAALFGEDATIVGRHTGGELVGTRYQRPLDLIEVKDPSPTAWTVVAEEFVSADDGTGLVHMAPAFGADDYAAGQRHGLPLLRPIDDQAHFLPEVDVVGGLFVKDADPILLDLLQERGALFRAERYVHSYPHCWRCRSPLIYMARDSWFAATSTLKDHLLANHHQVSWHPPEVGEGRFGAWLEGNVDWALSRDRFWGTPLPAWVCDQDREHVEWIGSFAALAERAGPLPEPFDPHRPFIDEVTWTCSCGGTMRRTPEVIDVWFDSGSMPYAQWHYPFENQKIFEDQFPADYICEAMDQTRGWFYSLLAISTMLGLGPSYRNVIVNGLILDADGQKMSKSRGNVVDPFDAIAEHGADAVRWTMMTVSYPWADKRYDPAVVADASRALFDTLLETYRFFALYANLEGWRPSHADPAPGERPVLDRWLLARLDGLVRLVREDLDSYQITRPYREVGAFVDDLSNWYVRRSRRRFWGNSDSADARAAFRTLYDALHTVSGLLAPVTPFVSDALCRALTGQSVHLTPFPQASPGSADHEALLEEMRAVRVLSRLGRAAREDVRIRVRQPLRTLRAVVPGGRAPRPELLDVLKDELNVKDVDFFSSSDGLVRISAKPNYRALGKRFQKRTELAANAVRALDAETLERYRAGEAVQIEVDGEAFALETGDLDVLEEAQGEFAVRAEAGHVAALDPTLDDELLSEGLYRELVSRVQRLRKDGGLAVSDRIRLAVAGPAEVVGAARHFADALKAETLTLELDVLDGPAEGRFAHTRSEDLDGRSAWIGLDVVRGD; encoded by the coding sequence ATGATCTATCCCGAGCTGCCCAAGTCGCTGAACGAGCTGGAGGAGGCCGTACTCGCGCGCTGGCGTGAGGAAGACCTGTTCCTCCGCACTCAGGAGTGGACCGCGGACAAACCGCCGTTCGTGTTCTATGAGGGGCCGCCCACCGCCAACGGTCGGCCGGGCTTCCATCACATCATCAGTCGCACCACCAAGGATTTGATCTGTCGCTACCGGGCGCTGACCGGTCGCAGGGTGCTGCGCAAGGCCGGCTGGGACACGCACGGCTTGCCCGTAGAGATCGAGGCGGAGCGCAAGCTGGGCATCTCCGGAAAGCCGGACATCGAGGCCTTGGGCATCGAGCGCTTCAACCAGGTCTGCCGCGAGTCGGTCTGGACCTACCTGGAGGTCTGGGAGAAGCTCTCCGAGCGCATCGGGTACTGGCTCGACTACTCCAAGCCGTACGTGACCTACCACGCCGAGTACATCGAGAGCGTTTGGTGGATCCTGGAGCGGCTGGCCGGGAAGGGGTTGCTCTACCGGGGCCACAAGAGCGTGCCCTACTGTCCGCGCTGTGGAACCGCGCTCTCGTCGCACGAGGTGGCTCAGGGCTACGAGGAGGTGGAGGATCCGTCCCTCTACTTCCTGGCCCCGCTTCTCGATGCGTCCGGAGCGAGCGAGCCGCGCGGCCGCGCCTTCGTGGCGTGGACCACGACACCGTGGACGGTGCCGTCCAATGCGGCGCTGGCGGTCCATCCGGATCTCACGTACGTCGAGGTCGACACACCGGATGGCATCCGGATCGTGGCCGAGTCGCGCGCCGCTGCGCTGTTCGGCGAGGACGCCACCATCGTGGGGCGCCACACCGGTGGCGAGCTGGTGGGCACGCGCTATCAGCGGCCGCTCGACCTGATCGAGGTGAAGGACCCTTCGCCCACGGCCTGGACGGTGGTTGCGGAGGAGTTCGTATCGGCCGATGACGGCACCGGGCTGGTTCATATGGCCCCGGCCTTCGGCGCCGACGACTACGCGGCCGGACAGCGGCACGGGCTTCCTCTGCTCCGTCCCATCGACGACCAGGCGCACTTCCTGCCCGAGGTGGACGTCGTGGGTGGGCTCTTCGTCAAGGACGCCGATCCCATCCTGCTCGACCTTCTCCAGGAGCGGGGCGCGCTCTTCCGTGCTGAGCGCTATGTGCACAGCTATCCCCATTGCTGGCGCTGTCGCTCGCCCCTGATCTACATGGCGCGCGACTCCTGGTTCGCCGCTACTTCGACGCTGAAGGACCACCTCCTGGCCAACCACCACCAGGTCTCCTGGCACCCGCCCGAGGTGGGCGAAGGGCGCTTCGGCGCGTGGCTGGAGGGCAACGTGGACTGGGCGTTGTCCCGCGACCGCTTCTGGGGCACGCCCCTGCCGGCCTGGGTCTGTGACCAGGACCGCGAGCACGTCGAGTGGATCGGCAGCTTCGCAGCGCTGGCGGAGCGGGCGGGTCCGTTGCCGGAGCCGTTCGATCCGCACCGTCCCTTCATCGACGAGGTCACCTGGACCTGTTCGTGCGGCGGGACGATGCGCAGAACGCCCGAAGTGATCGATGTCTGGTTCGACTCGGGCTCGATGCCCTACGCGCAGTGGCACTATCCGTTCGAGAACCAGAAAATCTTCGAAGACCAGTTCCCGGCCGACTACATCTGCGAGGCCATGGATCAGACGCGGGGCTGGTTCTACTCGCTGCTCGCCATCTCCACGATGCTGGGGCTCGGTCCCTCGTACCGGAACGTGATCGTCAACGGCCTGATCCTGGACGCGGACGGACAGAAGATGTCGAAGTCGCGCGGCAACGTCGTCGATCCGTTCGACGCCATCGCCGAGCACGGCGCCGACGCGGTTCGCTGGACCATGATGACGGTCAGCTACCCCTGGGCGGACAAACGGTATGATCCGGCCGTGGTGGCGGATGCCAGCCGCGCGCTGTTCGACACGCTGCTCGAGACCTACCGGTTCTTCGCACTCTATGCCAATCTCGAGGGCTGGCGCCCGTCGCACGCGGACCCGGCGCCCGGGGAACGCCCCGTGCTGGATCGTTGGCTGCTGGCCCGCCTGGACGGATTGGTGCGGCTGGTGCGCGAGGATCTGGACAGCTACCAGATCACACGGCCCTACCGGGAAGTGGGTGCCTTCGTCGACGACCTCAGCAACTGGTACGTGCGTCGGTCGCGACGGCGCTTCTGGGGGAACAGCGACAGCGCCGACGCGCGTGCGGCTTTCCGTACGCTCTACGATGCCCTGCACACCGTGAGCGGGTTGCTGGCACCGGTCACACCGTTCGTCTCCGACGCGCTCTGTCGTGCGCTGACGGGCCAAAGCGTGCACCTCACCCCGTTTCCGCAGGCCAGTCCAGGATCCGCCGACCACGAAGCGCTCCTGGAGGAGATGCGCGCGGTACGCGTGCTCTCCCGCCTGGGACGGGCCGCGCGCGAGGATGTGCGCATCCGCGTCCGGCAACCCCTGCGCACCCTGCGAGCGGTAGTGCCAGGTGGCCGCGCGCCGCGTCCCGAGCTGCTGGATGTGCTCAAGGACGAACTCAACGTGAAGGACGTCGACTTCTTCTCCTCCTCCGACGGCCTGGTGCGGATCTCAGCCAAGCCCAACTACCGCGCGCTGGGCAAGCGCTTCCAGAAGCGGACGGAGCTGGCCGCCAATGCGGTGCGGGCTTTGGACGCCGAGACCCTGGAGCGCTACCGGGCCGGCGAGGCGGTACAGATCGAGGTCGACGGGGAGGCCTTCGCGCTGGAGACCGGGGATCTGGACGTCCTCGAAGAGGCGCAGGGCGAGTTCGCCGTTCGGGCGGAGGCCGGGCATGTCGCCGCCCTCGACCCCACCCTGGACGACGAGCTGTTGAGCGAGGGGCTCTATCGCGAGCTGGTCAGTCGCGTGCAGCGCCTCCGCAAGGACGGAGGCCTGGCGGTCTCGGACCGGATCCGCCTGGCGGTGGCCGGCCCCGCCGAGGTGGTGGGTGCCGCGCGCCACTTCGCCGATGCGCTCAAGGCCGAGACGTTGACGCTCGAGCTGGACGTGCTGGACGGCCCTGCCGAGGGCCGGTTCGCTCACACGCGCTCGGAGGACCTCGACGGACGCTCCGCCTGGATCGGTCTCGACGTCGTCCGGGGCGACTAA